In the Colletotrichum lupini chromosome 1, complete sequence genome, one interval contains:
- a CDS encoding feruloyl esterase B, with translation MSTDTGHISGFGDTSWALNNPEAMIDWGYRAMHGSVVVTKAVLTAYYGSVPNYSYYVACSTGDRQGLKEVQEFPEDFDGVLVNAPAWWTTRLGAAGVQRGILNLPSDDPKHIPVSLLQVILTEMIKQCDPQDGITDSIVIDPYACDFRPEAMLCTSTNVT, from the coding sequence ATGTCAACCGATACAGGACACATCTCTGGGTTCGGTGACACCTCTTGGGCCCTGAACAATCCAGAGGCCATGATCGACTGGGGATATCGTGCAATGCACGGCTCAGTTGTTGTGACCAAGGCGGTCCTAACTGCGTACTATGGATCTGTACCGAATTATTCCTATTACGTTGCCTGCTCAACTGGAGACCGCCAAGGTCTTAAGGAGGTGCAGGAATTTCCCGAGGACTTTGACGGCGTTCTTGTGAACGCGCCAGCTTGGTGGACAACCCGCCTTGGTGCAGCAGGCGTGCAGAGAGGCATTCTCAACTTGCCATCTGATGATCCGAAGCACATTCCAGTCTCTCTGCTGCAGGTCATCTTGACTGAGATGATCAAGCAATGTGATCCACAGGACGGGATCACGGACTCTATCGTTATAGATCCTTACGCCTGCGACTTCCGCCCTGAAGCCATGCTCTGCACCTCAACAAATGtcacgtaa
- a CDS encoding feruloyl esterase B, protein MSSKVLKKEGRNEGSHAAAKNDVKLTRLLKVSIGARMVPIGCFDHRNGELRFAKHSLTGIKSTNLFFFPGYNMINLYFLLPTGFSFAHCQARNLDISRCSLESITEVLPPGVSINYVNFVAENGTFGDKAAVGNATALPQGCTVGVNLISSATSSYNFALYMPTNWNSRFMATGNGGFGGFTN, encoded by the exons ATGAGTTCTAAGGTGCTCAAGAAAGAGGGGAGAAATGAGGGAAGCCACGCAGCTGCCAAGAACGACGTCAAATTAACCAGACTCCTTAAAGTCAGCATCGGTGCCAGGATGGTACCGATCGGGTGTTTTGACCACCGCAACGGCGAGCTCCGATTTGCAAAACACAGCCTCACGGGCATCAAGTCAA CaaacctcttcttcttccccgGTTACAACATGATCAACCTCTATTTTCTACTCCCTACTGGATTCTCATTTGCCCATTGTCAGGCTCGAAATCTTGACATTTCCCGTTGCTCCCTCGAATCGATCACAGAGGTTTTACCTCCTGGTGTATCCATCAACTATGTCAACTTTGTCGCCGAGAATGGTACGTTTGGCGACAAAGCAGCCGTTGGAAATGCTACTGCGTTGCCACAAGGATGCACAGTCGGTGTCAATCTCATCTCATCTGCTACTTCTTCCTACAACTTCGCCCTTTACATGCCCACCAATTGGAACTCACGATTCATGGCCACTGGTAACGGCGGCTTTGGCGGGTTTACCAACTAG
- a CDS encoding P450 monooxygenase: protein MGILLQPLVDYHPWNQLGTLTTLLLASLGAVGLLAWHFREDKPYAGFKLIGKERGEWSYEKARERWNNNAFELLRAGFKETHGRPFQVISPFGPLVMLPPSLCDEVRNDKRLTFTGFIDRQWLTRYPGLDILQDGLRGEIIQEAMRKNLNQELMYLTERLREEASLILREQLPSSKEWQEVKFFPVATQLAARLSAKILLGDRLCRDKEWIAVSINFTGVILRAGRALRAWPVILRPLVHRFVPTLKYLRSQITQARKIMEPELAARRLARDKKERPMDSLSWIDDVRRGREFDVVAGQLFLTFAAIHTTSSVVTAILYDLLAYPEYFTLLREEIVKVFTEDRGWSKNSLFKLKLMDSYIMNRRVEEAMTLSDRTHLPKGTLITVATHNTRDTALWGPEPEKFDGHRFLRMREELGQENRWQFVSTSPEFLAFGHGTHACPGRFFASNEMKIVLAHLIMNYDWRIVEGKPPASMFVSRFVPDPRTIIGCRARTPEIEL from the exons ATGGGCATCCTCCTACAACCTCTCGTTGACTACCATCCATGGAACCAGCTTGGAACCTTGACGACACTATTACTCGCTTCTCTCGGTGCTGTAGGACTTTTGGCTTGGCATTTCCGCGAAGATAAGCCGTACGCGGGCTTCAAATTGATCGGCAAAGAACGAGGAGAATGGTCATATGAGAAGGCGAGAGAAAGATGGAACAACAACGCCTTCGAGCTCTTGCGGGCAGGATTCAAAGAA ACACACGGCCGGCCATTTCAAGTGATATCCCCGTTTGGTCCCTTGGTGATGCTGCCTCCGAGTCTATGCGACGAAGTTCGGAATGACAAACGCTTAACATTCACCGGATTCATCGACCGA CAATGGCTCACGCGGTATCCCGGCTTGGATATCCTGCAAGATGGGCTTAGGGGAGAAATCATACAAGAAGCCATGCGGAAGAACCTCAACCAAGAACTGA TGTACTTGACGGAGCGACTCCGCGAAGAGGCGTCTCTCATCCTCAGAGAACAACTCCCGTCAAGCAAAGAATGGCAAGAAGTCAAATTCTTTCCCGTGGCCACTCAACTTGCTGCACGCTTATCTGCAAAGATCCTCCTCGGGGATCGTCTCTGTCGCGACAAAGAGTGGATAGCAGTCTCCATCAACTTCACCGGTGTCATTCTCCGCGCAGGCCGAGCTCTGCGCGCCTGGCCTGTTATTCTCCGCCCACTGGTGCATCGCTTCGTGCCGACGCTGAAGTACCTGCGAAGTCAAATCACGCAGGCACGAAAGATTATGGAGCCGGAGCTTGCGGCGCGAAGGCTCGCGAGGGATAAGAAGGAAAGACCTATGGATTCATTGTCGTGGATTGACGATGTTCGGCGCGGGCGAGAGTTTGATGTCGTCGCCGGGCAGCTATTTCTCACATTTGCGGCGATTCACACGACGTCTTCTGTGGTGACTGCCATATTGTATGATTTACTGGCGTATCCAGAGTATTTCACTCTGCTGAGAGAAGAGATTGTCAAGGTGTTTACCGAGGATAGGGGTTGGAGCAAGAACAGTCTGTTCAAGTTGAAGTTGATGGACAGCT ATATCATGAACCGCAGAGTCGAAGAGGCCATGACCCTCTCTGACAGAACCCACCTCCCAAAGGGCACCTTGATCACCGTAGCCACACACAACACCCGCGATACAGCACTCTGGGGACCCGAGCCCGAAAAGTTCGACGGCCACAGGTTCCTGCGTATGCGTGAAGAGCTGGGGCAGGAGAACCGGTGGCAGTTTGTCTCGACGAGTCCAGAGTTCCTCGCCTTTGGCCATGGAACGCACGCGTGCCCGGGACGATTCTTTGCCAGCAACGAGATGAAGATTGTGTTGGCGCATCTAATCATGAACTACGATTGGAGGATTGTGGAAGGAAAGCCCCCGGCAAGCATGTTCGTCAGTCGCTTTGTGCCGGATCCCAGGACGATTATTGGGTGCAGGGCGAGGACCCCAGAGATTGAGCtgtga